The DNA segment TGGTATTCTATATTCGAAGGTGCTTCGGGTGAAGGTTTTTATTCTTGTGAAGGTGGTTTTCCCGTTCATCTTCCTAATGTAGATTCAATTAACCCTAATGACCAAGAAAATCCTTTATCTTGCTCTGAAAATTATACTCAAATTTATATTCTTGGTTTTAATCAAAGGCATAAATCAGGTTATTCTTCATTTTCTTGTTTTCCAAAATTTGATGAAACTGGTGAATTTTCTGATTCTAAACTTGATGAATTATCTAATTCTTTAAAATCAGGTGCTTTAACTGGTGATCTTATGGTTGATCCAATTACTTATAATAATGATGATGGTTCTACTACTATGATTCTTCCTGATGGGACAAAACAAACTATTTATCCTAATGGTGCTTTGATAACTGAATATCCTAATAATGAAATAAAAGTGGATTATTTATTTGGAGATTTAGCACCTAATAAAACTGGAAATTTTATTAAATATCAAGCTATTGACAAATTAGGAAATAAATATTTTGAAACTAATGAAGGTGTTAAATATCTTCTTGAACCAAATGGCGATTTAACAAAATATAAAGACGGTATTACTTTAACTGAAAAAGTAGATTATAACACTTGGAAACCTATTCAAACCTATGGTCATAAAACTGGATCAGGTTCTGGTTCTGGTTCTATTTCTTCAAATACTGGATCAGGTTCTGGATCTGATTCTAATGGTCAATATCTTGATGGAACTAATATAGGTGATACTTCAAATGAATCAGGTGTTGGCGGTGAAGTACCTGAAATTAAAGAAGAAGAAGAAGAAGAAGAAGAAGCAAAAAGTTGTTCTGATCCTAATTTAACTTATCAACAAAAAATGTTTTGTGAAATTAATCGTGGATTTAGGAAAATTAATCAAGAAGATAATCCTGAAATGTCTATTAACAACATGTTAGCAAAATATAATGAAACTATGAACAGAAACGAATTAGCTATTGCTTATAATCTTAGGCAAACTGCTATTCAATCAGGTGAAGCAATTATTTTACAAAAACAACAAAATAATAAACTACAAGATCTGAATTTACTATCTTCAAATGAAACTTCTCAATATTCTGCAATTAAAACTGGTATTGATTCACTAACTTCAAATTTATCAAGATTATTTCCTTCTTTAACTAATGGTGGTGGAACTGGTGGCGGTTCAACTGGTGGAACTGGTTCTAATGAAGAAGGTACAATAGGCAATACTGCTAACCTTGATGAATACTTTTATTCTGATTCAACTGTAAATACTGATAATGTTACTAATAATGCTAATGATACAGATTCTATAATAGATTCTTTAATTTCTGTATATGGTACTTTTGTTAATAATATAAATAATTCTTTTAATATTATTCAAACTCAAATACAAGATACAAAATCTCTTATTACTGGTACTAATAATATTTTTGAAAAACAAAATATTATTAATTGTCCTATTTCTTATCAATTTGATTTATCACAATATAACTTATCAAAAAAAGAAATAAATATAGATATATGTAAATATTTTAGTGAATTAAAAACTTTTGGTTATTTTATTGTTTATGTTTCTTTAATGTTTGCTTTGATGTTCTCTACATTATTTATAATAGGAGTTCTTTCTAAATGAAAAAGATATTAATAATTTTAACTTTTTTAATTAATTTTGCTTTTTCTGATTATTTAGTAACATATAATGGAAAGAATTATTGTACTTCTCAATTTTCTGAAGCAACTGATACTAATAATTATATACTTGTACAATATTATAACACTACTGATACTTTAATAACTTTACAAATGTCTAGGAGTGGTATTACTTCTATAAAAACAGGTTATCAATATAATAATGTTTCTAAAACTTGTGATCCGATTTCAGGTAAAAAAAATTATGAAATATTTGAATATATAAAATTATTATTTAAATATCCAAATTTACCTTCTTTAACAACTTATATTTCAGCACTTGATCAGGGTACTGCAAATAATCTTTTTAATATAAAGCCCGTTTATAAATATACTTTTCAAAGTGGAAAAACTTTTTGTACAACTGGTTATGGACATTCTTATAGTACTGCAAAATATATGTATTCTCCTGAATATCCAAATCCTACTTACACACAATTTACTTTTACAAATGGCTCTGAAATTGTTTCAAAAATACAATTTAATTACACTTATAATTATTTAACTAAAGAATGTTTTTTATCTAGTGGAGATACACCCTACGATTTGCCTAATGATTTAGGAACACCGACTGATACAGTTTCAAAAAATACACCTACTCAAACTGAAAAATTTAAATCATATTATTCATTATTTGAAAGTGCTAATAATTTACCTAATCCTAATCCTCAAATTAATGATATTACTATTGATACAACTAAAGCAAGTACTAACTGTGATAATCCTATGTTAACTTTACAAGATAAATTATTATGTGAAATAAATAACCATTTAAGGAAAATTAATCAAGAATCAAATCCCCAATATTCACTAAATAATTTAATTGGTATTCTAAATACTTCACACAATAATAATACTGAATCTATTAATAAAGAGATTAAAGCTTTATCAGGTTATGAGTCTGTTCGTACTTCTGAACAAAAGAATACAAATACTATTTTAGATACTATGAAAAATAATCAAGAAATAACTAATCAATCTTTGACTAGTTTAAATACTTCTATGCAAACATTAAATACAACTTTGGGAAATTCTGATTCAATTACTCCACCTACTCCACCTGATTTAGAATTACAACCTGAAACAAATTTAAATCTTGATAAATATTTTAAAAAAGATGAAGAAACAAATACAAATGAATTAGATACTAATATTGAAGAAACAGATTCTTTAATAGATTCATTAATTAATACTTTTACAACTTTTAAAACTAATATTACTGATTCATTCACAACAATTAATACTCAAATAACAGATACTCAATCACTTATTATTAATCCAACGAATATTTTTAAAAATATTGAAGTTGTAAATTGTCCTACTACTTATGAAGCAGATTTTAGTTCTTTTGGTTTAGGTTTACAAACTGTAATAGTTGATTACTGCCACTATATGAGTTATTTAAAACCAATCATTTATTTTTTCACTTATTTAATGTTGATGATTGGATTAATCACATTTTCAATTAGATTTATAGGAGTTCTTTTATAATGCCACAATTAATATCTTTACTACTCGGATTCTTTTCTAGTGCGGGTTCATTCGCTAAATTCTTTCTTTGGATTGGTAAAAAAGTTAGTATAACTGCCGTTATCCTTCCAATTCAAATTACTTTAATAGGTGCAATAATTACTTTTAGATTGTCGCTTTTTACTGCAATAATTACTTTAATTATGTTTGTTTATAATAAATTTACTGATTTAATGGCTTTTGTAGATTTAAAAATGAGTCAAGATTTTTTAACTGTTCCTTATAAGATACTCCAATCGCTTGGAGTAATTGAAGCTATATCTGATTTTTATGCAAGTTTTACAATAGTTTTTACAACTCTTTTACTCGCATTTATAGCAAAATTAGCTGTTAATTCATTATCTCAATTAAGTGATGAATTTTATAAAATTGGTGTTTTACTTCAACTTGGTATTAAATAATGGCAATTAGTTATTATACTGGTATT comes from the Aliarcobacter cibarius genome and includes:
- a CDS encoding T-complex 10 C-terminal domain-containing protein produces the protein MKKLLFSLLVLLSVNQLFASYCYVKNQTWQTGGISGCSYGTGLNGAKLTYMHQLPDNPDGGQCKGRMYVCEDREGSIPSGASLLPSYVTYNPNALIGEYPYICGKNTESWYSIFEGASGEGFYSCEGGFPVHLPNVDSINPNDQENPLSCSENYTQIYILGFNQRHKSGYSSFSCFPKFDETGEFSDSKLDELSNSLKSGALTGDLMVDPITYNNDDGSTTMILPDGTKQTIYPNGALITEYPNNEIKVDYLFGDLAPNKTGNFIKYQAIDKLGNKYFETNEGVKYLLEPNGDLTKYKDGITLTEKVDYNTWKPIQTYGHKTGSGSGSGSISSNTGSGSGSDSNGQYLDGTNIGDTSNESGVGGEVPEIKEEEEEEEEAKSCSDPNLTYQQKMFCEINRGFRKINQEDNPEMSINNMLAKYNETMNRNELAIAYNLRQTAIQSGEAIILQKQQNNKLQDLNLLSSNETSQYSAIKTGIDSLTSNLSRLFPSLTNGGGTGGGSTGGTGSNEEGTIGNTANLDEYFYSDSTVNTDNVTNNANDTDSIIDSLISVYGTFVNNINNSFNIIQTQIQDTKSLITGTNNIFEKQNIINCPISYQFDLSQYNLSKKEINIDICKYFSELKTFGYFIVYVSLMFALMFSTLFIIGVLSK